A stretch of the Balearica regulorum gibbericeps isolate bBalReg1 chromosome 15, bBalReg1.pri, whole genome shotgun sequence genome encodes the following:
- the CLEC19A gene encoding C-type lectin domain family 19 member A: protein MGSGWHPCWLLSAALLAAQAFPQTNIKISQAMPEPVHAYSCPLFWTEYEGHCYRYFPINKTWAEADLYCAEFSIGIRSAKLASIHSWEENVFVYDLVNSRVPGIPTDIWTGLNDLRQEGHFEWTDGSSYDYHYWDGSQPDDGIHSIPEEEDCVQIWYRHSSALRSWNDNACGRAFPFVCKIPSLALD, encoded by the exons ATGGGCAGCGGCTGGCACCCGTGCTGGCTCCTCTCCGCGGCGCTGCTCGCCGCCCAGGCTTTCCCCCAGACGAACATCAAGATCAGCCAAG CCATGCCGGAGCCCGTCCACGCCTACTCCTGCCCGCTCTTCTGGACCGAGTACGAAGGCCATTGCTACCGGTACTTCCCCATCAACAAAACCTGGGCCGAAGCCGATCTCTATTGCGCCGAGTTCTCCATTGGCATCAGATCAGCCAAGCTGGCCTCCATCCACAG CTGGGAAGAAAACGTCTTCGTGTACGACCTGGTGAACAGCCGCGTGCCCGGCATCCCCACCGACATCTGGACGGGGCTCAACGACCTGCGGCAG GAGGGTCACTTCGAGTGGACGGACGGCTCCTCCTACGACTACCACTACTGGGACGGCAGTCAGCCCGACGACGGGATCCACTCCATCCCCGAGGAGGAGGACTGCGTGCAGATCTGGTACCGGCACAGCAGCG caCTGCGCTCCTGGAACGACAACGCCTGCGGCAGAGCCTTCCCCTTCGTCTGCAAGATCCCCTCGCTGGCCCTGGACTGA